The following coding sequences are from one Panicum hallii strain FIL2 chromosome 5, PHallii_v3.1, whole genome shotgun sequence window:
- the LOC112895075 gene encoding shaggy-related protein kinase GSK1, translating to MEAPPGPEPMALDAPPAAEDAAAAAAAVPPAGGEKKKEGEGGERVPGHIISTTIGGKNGEPKRTISYMAERVVGTGSFGIVFQAKCLETGETFAIKKVLQDRRYKNRELQLMRAMEHPNVICLKHCFFSTTPRDELFLNLVMEYVPETLYRVLKHYSNANQRMPLIYVKLYMYQLFRGLAYIHTVPGVCHRDVKPQNVLVDPLTHQVKLCDFGSAKVLIPGEPNISYICSRYYRAPELIFGATEYTTSIDIWSAGCVLAELLLGQPLFPGESAVDQLVEIIKVLGTPTREEIRCMNPNYTEFRFPQIKAHPWHKIFHKRMPPEAIDLASRLLQYSPSLRCSALDACAHPFFDELRAPNARLPNGRPFPPLFNFKHELANSSPELVNRLIPEHIRRHTGS from the exons ATGGAGGCGCCGCCGGGGCCGGAGCCCATGGCGCTGGACGCCCCCCCTGCCGCCGAGGACgcagcggcggccgcggcggcggtcccccccgccggcggcgagaag AAGAAGGAAGGCGAAGGGGGAGAGAGGGTCCCGGGCCACATCATCTCCACCACCATCGGCGGGAAGAACGGCGAACCGAAGAGG ACTATAAGTTACATGGCGGAGCGAGTTGTGGGTACAGGTTCATTCGGGATTGTCTTCCAG GCTAAGTGTCTGGAGACTGGGGAGACCTTTGCCATCAAGAAGGTGTTGCAAGATAGACGTTACAAGAACCGGGAGCTGCAACTGATGCGCGCCATGGAACACCCCAATGTCATCTGTCTGAAGCACTGCTTCTTCTCGACGACGCCCAGGGATGAGCTATTTTTGAACCTCGTCATGGAATATGTTCCAGAGACGCTGTATCGTGTCCTGAAGCACTACAGCAATGCGAACCAGAGAATGCCTCTTATCTATGTCAAGCTCTACATGTATCAG CTTTTTAGAGGGCTAGCTTATATTCATACTGTGCCAGGAGTCTGCCACAGGGACGTAAAGCCACAAAATGTCCTA GTTGACCCTCTCACTCACCAAGTCAAACTGTGTGACTTTGGAAGCGCAAAAGTCCTG ATTCCTGGTGAACCAAATATATCTTACATTTGCTCTCGTTATTATCGTGCTCCTGAGCTCATATTCGGAGCAACTGAGTATACAACTTCGATAGACATATGGTCAGCTGGGTGTGTTCTTGCAGAGTTACTTCTTGGTCAG CCACTGTTTCCAGGAGAGAGTGCGGTTGACCAGCTAGTGGAGATAATCAAG GTTCTTGGTACTCCAACTCGTGAGGAAATAAGATGCATGAACCCCAACTATACTGAGTTCAGGTTTCCTCAGATAAAGGCTCATCCATGGCACAAG ATTTTTCACAAGAGAATGCCTCCGGAAGCTATAGACCTTGCTTCTCGTCTCCTCCAATACTCACCAAGTCTTCGCTGCTCTGCT CTTGATGCATGTGCGCATCCCTTCTTTGATGAGCTACGGGCGCCGAATGCACGCCTGCCAAATGGCCGTCCATTCCCTCCGCTCTTCAACTTCAAGCATGAA CTAGCAAATTCCTCTCCGGAACTCGTCAACAGGCTCATACCGGAACATATTAGACGGCACACCGGAAGCTAG
- the LOC112895070 gene encoding RAN GTPase-activating protein 1-like, whose translation MDSTAQDFQARTFSIKLWPPSESTRLMLVERMTKNLSTESLFSRKYGLLGKEEAHENAKRIEQLCFASADEHFKKEPDGDGSSAVQLYAKETSKMMLEVLKKGPRVTTESEVPVADTPLGPGDTVLDISGGKRAFIEADEAKELLSPLTKPGNSYKRICFSNRSFGVDAANVAGSILESVKNQLTEVDISDFVAGRPEDEALDVMRIFSKALEGSVLRYLNISDNALGEKGVRAFSELLKSQENLEELYVMNDGISEDAAKALSELIPSTEKLKVLHFHNNMTGDEGAVYVAEMVKRSPNLESFRCSATRIGSDGGVALSEALGTCTHLKRLDLRDNLFGVDAGIALSKSLPKLPDLVELYLSDLNLENKGTVAIVNALKQSAPQLEVLELAGNEINAKAAPALAECLTAMQSLKKLTLAENELKDAGSVIIAKSLEDGHADLKELDVSTNMFQRAGARCFARAVANKPGFVQLNINGNFISDEGIDEVKDILKAGKNSLDVLGSLDENEPDGEPDDGDEEEDDEDAKDDDVEDGLDSKLQNVQV comes from the coding sequence ATGGATTCAACAGCACAAGACTTCCAAGCCAGGACATTCTCCATCAAGCTGTGGCCACCGAGTGAAAGCACACGCCTCATGCTTGTAGAGAGGATGACCAAAAACCTGTCCACTGAGTCCTTATTTTCCCGCAAGTATGGACTTTTGGGCAAGGAAGAGGCTCATGAGAATGCTAAAAGGATTGAACAGCTGTGCTTTGCATCTGCAGATGAGCATTTCAAGAAAGAACCTGATGGTGATGGGAGTTCTGCTGTCCAGCTGTATGCTAAAGAAACTAGCAAGATGATGTTGGAAGTTCTTAAGAAAGGCCCAAGGGTTACTACAGAATCAGAAGTGCCAGTAGCTGATACACCTCTTGGGCCTGGTGATACTGTATTGGATATATCTGGTGGCAAGCGTGCCTTTATCGAGGCAGATGAAGCAAAGGAACTGTTGAGTCCACTTACCAAACCAGGAAACTCATATAAAAGGATTTGCTTTAGCAACAGGAGCTTTGGTGTTGATGCTGCTAATGTTGCAGGATCTATTCTCGAGTCAGTTAAGAATCAGCTTACAGAGGTAGATATATCTGATTTTGTTGCAGGAAGGCCAGAGGACGAAGCTCTTGATGTGATGCGCATATTCTCCAAAGCACTGGAGGGTTCTGTACTGAGATATCTAAACATCTCCGACAATGCACTAGGTGAGAAGGGTGTCAGGGCATTCAGTGAGCTCCTGAAGTCACAGGAAAATCTGGAGGAACTCTATGTCATGAACGATGGCATATCAGAGGACGCTGCAAAAGCTCTTTCTGAGCTTATTCCTTCAACTGAGAAGCTTAAGGTTCTCCACTTCCACAACAACATGACTGGAGATGAAGGTGCTGTGTATGTTGCTGAGATGGTTAAGCGGTCTCCAAATCTGGAGAGTTTCAGGTGCTCAGCAACAAGGATAGGATCTGATGGTGGTGTCGCATTGTCCGAGGCATTAGGGACATGCACACATCTGAAGAGACTGGATCTTAGGGATAACTTGTTCGGTGTTGATGCAGGGATTGCTCTCAGCAAATCCCTTCCAAAGCTTCCTGATCTCGTTGAGCTTTACCTCAGTGACCTCAATCTTGAGAATAAGGGTACAGTAGCAATTGTCAATGCCCTCAAACAGTCAGCACCTCAGTTGGAAGTCCTTGAATTGGCTGGAAATGAAATAAATGCCAAGGCAGCCCCGGCTTTAGCAGAATGCCTAACAGCCATGCAGTCACTCAAGAAGCTGACCTTGGCTGAGAATGAACTCAAGGATGCCGGTTCTGTGATTATTGCAAAATCTTTGGAAGATGGTCATGCAGATCTGAAGGAACTTGATGTAAGCACAAACATGTTTCAGAGGGCTGGAGCACGCTGCTTTGCACGGGCAGTTGCAAATAAACCTGGTTTTGTGCAACTGAACATCAATGGTAATTTCATCTCTGATGAAGGGATTGATGAGGTGAAAGATATTTTGAAGGCTGGTAAGAATTCGCTGGATGTTTTGGGCTCACTAGATGAGAACGAACCTGATGGGGAGCCTGATGATggtgatgaggaggaggatgacgaAGATGCCAAGGACGATGACGTCGAGGATGGGCTGGATTCGAAGCTGCAGAACGTACAGGTGTAG
- the LOC112895076 gene encoding peroxidase P7-like has translation MFSGASLFFFLQSVLLWHVWMLLMFFFLAGGAQGQGLSRGFYNATCPALQAVVRRGVARAVRREPRMGASILRLFFHDCFVNGCDASVLLDDVPGNFTGEKNAGPNANSLRGYEVIDAIKAQVEASCNATVSCADILALAARDAVNLLGGPSWTVPLGRRDTRNTSAGAANTNLPPPDAGLPTLLSMFRAKGLDARDLTALSGAHTVGRARCAVFRSHIYNDSAADTAFAAGLRASVCPAAGGDGNLAPLEPQAPDAFDNGYFRDLVARRVLLRSDQALYGAGNGTTDGLVRAYAANGTAFAADFAAAMVRLGGLAPAAGSGGEVRLNCRRVN, from the exons ATGTTTTCGGGCGCttcattgtttttttttttgcaatctGTGCTATTATGGCATGTATGGATGTTGCTTATGTTTTTCTT tctcgccggcggcgcgcaggggcAGGGGCTGTCGCGGGGGTTTTACAACGCGACGTGCCCGGCGCTGCAGGCCGTcgtgcggcgcggcgtggcgcgggcggtCCGGAGGGAGCCACGCATGGGGGCCTCCATCCTCCGCCTCTTCTTCCACGACTGCTTCGTCAAT GGGTGCGACGCCTCCGTCTTGCTGGACGACGTGCCGGGCAACTTCACGGGGGAGAAGAACGCGGGGCCCAACGCCAACTCGCTGCGCGGCTACGAGGTCATCGACGCCATCAAGGCTCAGGTCGAGGCCTCCTGCAACGCCACCGTCTCCTGCGCCGACATCCTCGCCCTCGCCGCGCGCGACGCCGTCAACCTG CTCGGCGGGCCGAGCTGGACGGTGCCGCTGGGGCGCCGCGACACGCGTAACACGAGCGCGGGCGCGGCCAACACCAACCTACCGCCGCCCGACGCTGGCCTCCCCACGCTCCTGTCCATGTTCCGCGCCAAGGGCCTGGACGCGCGCGACCTGACGGCGCTCTCCGGCGCGCACACCGTGGGGCGGGCCCGCTGCGCTGTCTTCCGCTCGCACATCTACAACGACTCCGCCGCCGACACCGCCTTCGCCGCGGGCCTCCGCGCCAGCGTCTGCCCCGCCGCGGGCGGCGACGGCAACCTCGCGCCGCTGGAGCCGCAGGCGCCCGACGCCTTCGACAACGGCTACTTCCGGGACCTGGTCGCCCGCCGCGTGCTGCTGCGGTCGGACCAGGCGCTGTACGGGGCCGGCAACGGCACCACGGACGGGCTCGTGCGCGCGTACGCCGCCAACGGGACGGCCTTCGCGGCCGACTTCGCCGCCGCGATGGTGAGGCTGGGCGGGCtggccccggccgccgggagcggcggcgaggtccggctCAACTGCCGGCGAGTGAACTGA
- the LOC112895077 gene encoding mitochondrial dicarboxylate/tricarboxylate transporter DTC-like yields the protein MADAKQQQAVAPSAAWMTVKPFVNGGASGMLATCVIQPIDMVKVKIQLGEGSAATVTKKMLANEGIGSFYKGLSAGLLRQATYTTARLGSFRVLTNKAVEANEGKPLPLLQKAVIGLTAGAIGASVGSPADLALIRMQADSTLPAAQRRNYKNAFHALYRIVADEGVLALWKGAGPTVVRAMSLNMGMLASYDQSVELFRDKLGAGELSTMLGASAVSGFCASACSLPFDYVKTQIQKMQPDANGKYPYTGSLDCVMKTLKSGGPFKFYTGFPVYCVRIAPHVMLTWIFLNQIQKFEKDMGL from the exons ATGGCGGACGccaagcagcagcaggcggtggCGCCAAGCGCCGCGTGGATGACGGTGAAACCCTTCGTCAATGGCGGCGCCTCCGGCATGCTCGCCACCTGCGTCATCCAGCCAATCGACATGGTCAAG GTCAAAATCCAACTGGGAGAGGGCTCTGCAGCTACCGTCACCAAGAAGATGCTTGCTAATGAGGGAATCGGTTCCTTTTACAAG GGATTATCAGCTGGTTTGCTAAGGCAAGCCACGTACACGACTGCTCGTCTTGGATCCTTCAG GGTTCTAACAAATAAAGCAGTTGAAGCAAATGAGGGAAAGCCACTACCTCTACTGCAAAAAGCTGTTATTGGTCTCACTGCTGGAGCAATTGGAGCATCTGTTGGTAGTCCTGCAGATTTGGCACTCATTAGGATGCAGGCCGATTCAACCCTGCCAGCTGCCCAACGGCGtaactacaagaatgcttttcATGCGCTTTACCGTATTGTCGCCGATGAAGGTGTTCTGGCACTTTGGAAGGGTGCAGGCCCAACTGTAGTCAGAGCTATGTCCCTAAACATGGGCATGCTTGCCTCCTATGATCAGAGTGTTGAATTATTTAGAGACAAATTAGGTGCTGGAGAATTATCTACAATGCTCG GGGCAAGTGCTGTATCAGGATTCTGTGCATCTGCCTGCAGTTTGCCGTTCGATTATGTGAAGACGCAGATTCAGAAGATGCAGCCTGATGCCAATGGGAAGTACCCGTACACTGGATCTCTTGACTGCGTCATGAAGACCTTAAAGAGTGGAGGCCCGTTTAAGTTCTACACCGGGTTTCCTGTCTACTGTGTGAGGATTGCTCCACATGTCATG TTGACTTGGATATTCTTGAATCAGATCCAGAAGTTCGAGAAGGATATGGGACTTTAA
- the LOC112895071 gene encoding putative CBL-interacting protein kinase 13 — protein sequence MVRMMAGKVGSNGSIGRESGKKPALLLGRYEVGKLLGQGNFAKVYHARNVRTGEEVAIKVMEKEKIFKSGLTAHIKREIAVLRRVRHPHIVQLYEVMATKLRIYFVMEYVRGGELFARVAEGRLREDDARRYFQQLVSSVAFCHARGVYHRDIKPENLLVDDAGDLKVSDFGLSAVADQMRHDGLFHTFCGTPAYVAPEVLSRRGYDAAKADLWSCGVVLYVLMAGYLPFQDRNLVGMYRKIHKGEFRCPKWFSPELKHLLRRVLDTNPQRRATADEIMDNEWFKIGFRRFSFRIESDRSFTCFELDDDADSVDASTSPPEPETPRTDAGSDAAMRSIRKAGGLTSCGSAPSLIQLEARNGLGRSSRRRSSLNAFDIISFSRGFDLSGLFEDGEAAGSGGGPEQQQNHPAAARFVSAAPVEQILAALEGAASAVGLVVRELDDGSVSMEGTREGEHGALVVAAEIYELTPELVVVEVRRKSGGAAEYEEFFRAQLKPGLRDLVCDEPTLLQSDERSRSL from the coding sequence ATGGTGCGGATGATGGCGGGCAAGGTAGGAAGCAACGGCAGCATCGGCCGGGAGTCCGGCAAGAAGCCGGCGCTCCTTCTGGGGCGATACGAGGTGGGGAAGCTGCTGGGGCAGGGCAACTTCGCCAAGGTGTACCACGCGCGCAACGTGCGCacgggcgaggaggtggcgatCAAGGTGATGGAGAAGGAGAAGATCTTCAAGTCCGGGCTGACGGCGCACATCAAGCGCGAGATCGCCGTGCTCCGGCGGGTGCGCCACCCGCACATCGTGCAGCTCTACGAGGTCATGGCCACCAAGTTGCGCATCTACTTCGTCATGGAGTACgtgcgcggcggcgagctgttCGCGCGCGTCGCGGAGGGCCGCCTCCGGGAGGACGACGCGCGGCGCTACTTCCAGCAGCTGGTGTCCTCCGTCGCCTTCTGCCACGCGCGCGGGGTGTACCACCGGGACATCAAGCCCGAGAACCTCCTCGTCGACGACGCCGGCGACCTCAAGGTCTCCGACTTCGGGCTCTCCGCCGTTGCCGACCAGATGCGCCACGACGGGCTGTTCCACACCTTCTGCGGCACGCCGGCGTACGTCGCGCCGGAGGTGCTCTCCCGCCGCGGGTACGACGCCGCCAAGGCTGATCTCTGGTCCTGCGGCGTCGTGCTTTACGTCCTCATGGCCGGATACCTCCCATTCCAGGACCGCAACCTCGTCGGCATGTACCGCAAGATCCACAAGGGCGAGTTCCGCTGCCCGAAGTGGTTCTCGCCCGAGCTCaagcacctcctccgccgcgtCCTCGACACAAACCCGCagcgccgcgccaccgccgACGAGATCATGGACAACGAGTGGTTCAAGATCGGCTtccgccgcttctccttccgcATCGAATCCGACCGCTCCTTCACCTGCTTCGAGCTGGACGACGACGCCGACAGCGTCGACGcgtccacctcgccgcccgagCCCGAGACGCCACGGACAGACGCGGGGAGCGACGCCGCCATGCGATCGATAAGAAAGGCGGGCGGGCTGACGTCGTGCGGGTCGGCGCCGTCGCTGATCCAGCTGGAGGCGCGCAACGGGCTCGGCAGGAGCAGCCGGCGGCGGTCGAGCCTGAACGCGTTCGACATCATCTCGTTCTCGAGGGGGTTCGACCTGTCGGGCCTGTTCGAGGACGGCGAGGCCGCAggtagcggcggcggcccggagcagcagcagaaccacccggcggcggcgcggttcgTGTCGGCGGCTCCGGTGGAGCAAATcctggcggcgctggagggggCCGCGTCGGCGGTCGGCCTGGTGGTGCGCGAGCTGGACGACGGGTCGGTCAGCATGGAAGGGACGCGGGAGGGCGAGCACGGCGCGCTGGTGGTTGCCGCGGAGATCTACGAGCTCACGCCGGAGCTGGTGGTCGTGGAGGTGCGGCGCAAgtccggcggcgccgccgagtACGAGGAGTTCTTCCGGGCGCAGCTCAAGCCCGGCCTGCGCGACCTCGTCTGCGACGAGCCGACGCTGCTCCAATCCGACGAGCGGTCTCGGAGCCTCTGA
- the LOC112895074 gene encoding CBL-interacting protein kinase 5, whose protein sequence is MEKKPTILMNRYELGRMLGQGTFAKVYHARNLVSNQSVAIKVIDKEKVLRVGMIDQIKREISVMRLVRHPNIVQLHEVMASKSKIYFAMEYVRGGELFARVARGRLKEDAARKYFHQLIGAVDFCHSRGVYHRDLKPENLLVDENGNLKVSDFGLSALKECEKQDGLLHTTCGTPAYVAPEIINKKGYDGAKADIWSCGVILFVLLAGYLPFQDSNLMEMYRKISRADVKYPQWFSSDLRRFMSRLLDPNPNTRITIEKLVEHPWFKKGYKPAVMLAQSHGSNSLKDVQVAFSTDHKDNEANKVERPDSSLKPTSLNAFDIISQSKGFDLSGLFGNDQEQKANSRFMTQKPASAIVSKLEQIAETERFMVKKQDGLVKLQGSKEGRKGQLAIDAEIFEVTPAFYVVEVKKSAGDTLEYEKFCNKDLRPSLRDICWSSQSEEKLPSLAESSH, encoded by the coding sequence ATGGAGAAGAAGCCCACCATCCTCATGAACCGGTACGAGCTCGGCCGCATGCTCGGGCAGGGCACCTTCGCCAAGGTGTACCATGCCCGGAACCTTGTGTCCAACCAGAGCGTGGCCATTAAGGTCATTGACAAGGAGAAGGTGCTGCGAGTTGGCATGATCGACCAGATCAAGCGGGAGATCTCCGTCATGCGCCTTGTTCGCCACCCCAACATCGTCCAGCTGCACGAGGTCATGGCCAGCAAGAGCAAGATATATTTCGCAATGGAGTATGTCCGGGGCGGCGAGCTCTTCGCCCGGGTTGCCAGGGGCCGGCTGAAGGAGGATGCCGCGAGGAAGTACTTTCATCAGTTGATTGGGGCTGTGGATTTCTGCCACAGCCGGGGCGTCTACCACCGGGACCTGAAGCCAGAGAACCTCCTCGTGGATGAGAACGGTAACCTCAAGGTGTCAGACTTTGGCCTGAGTGCCCTCAAGGAGTGCGAGAAGCAGGATGGGTTGTTGCACACGACATGCGGCACACCTGCATATGTTGCACCTGAGATAATCAACAAGAAGGGCTACGACGGAGCAAAGGCGGACATATGGTCTTGCGGTGTCATACTGTTTGTTCTTCTTGCTGGCTATCTCCCATTCCAGGACTCAAATCTAATGGAGATGTACCGCAAGATTAGCAGAGCTGATGTCAAGTACCCCCAGTGGTTCTCTTCTGATCTCCGGAGGTTCATGTCCAGGCTCCTTGATCCAAATCCAAACACCAGGATCACCATCGAGAAGCTGGTTGAACACCCGTGGTTCAAGAAGGGGTACAAACCAGCAGTGATGCTGGCACAGTCACACGGTTCAAACAGCCTCAAGGATGTTCAAGTTGCTTTCAGCACCGACCACAAGGACAATGAGGCCAACAAGGTGGAACGACCAGACAGCTCTTTGAAGCCAACAAGTTTGAATGCATTTGACATCATCTCTCAGTCCAAAGGATTTGATCTGTCAGGCCTGTTCGGGAACGACCAAGAGCAGAAGGCGAATTCACGGTTCATGACCCAAAAGCCAGCATCAGCAATAGTGTCAAAACTAGAGCAGATTGCTGAGACAGAGCGCTTCATGGTGAAGAAACAGGATGGACTGGTGAAGCTGCAGGGGTCCAAAGAAGGGAGGAAAGGGCAGCTCGCAATCGACGCGGAGATCTTCGAGGTGACACCAGCCTTTTATGTCGTCGAGGTGAAGAAGTCAGCAGGGGACACATTGGAGTATGAAAAGTTCTGCAACAAGGACCTAAGACCTTCACTCAGAGACATCTGCTGGAGCAGTCAATCAGAGGAAAAGCTTCCTTCACTGGCTGAGTCGTCACATTAA